The proteins below come from a single Mustela erminea isolate mMusErm1 chromosome 14, mMusErm1.Pri, whole genome shotgun sequence genomic window:
- the PRLHR gene encoding prolactin-releasing peptide receptor, whose amino-acid sequence MASLPTQEPPVPDLFSGLPPAASTPANQSTEASAVNGSAADPGAQAITPFQSLQLVHQLKGLIVLLYSIVVVVGLVGNCLLVLVIARVRRLHNVTNFLIGNLALSDVLMCTACVPLTLAYAFEPRGWVFGGGLCHLVFFLQPVTVYVSVFTLTTIAVDRYVVLAHPLRRRVSLRLSACAVLAIWALSAVLALPAAVHTYHIELKLHGVRLCEEFWGSQELQRQLYAWGLLLVTYLLPLLVILLSYVRVSVKLRNRVVPGCVTQSQADWDRARRRRTFCLLVVVVVVFAVCWLPLHVFNLLRDLDPHAIDPYAFGLVQLLCHWLAMSSACYNPFIYAWLHDNFREELRKLLLAWPRKIAPHGQTMTVSVVI is encoded by the coding sequence ATGGCCTCACTGCCGACTCAGGAACCCCCGGTCCCTGACTTATTTTCTGGGTTGCCACCGGCGGCCTCAACTCCTGCCAATCAGAGCACAGAGGCCTCGGCGGTCAATGGGTCGGCGGCTGACCCAGGCGCTCAGGCCATCACGCCCTTCCAAAGCCTGCAGCTGGTGCATCAGCTGAAGGGGCTGATCGTGCTGCTCTACAGCATCGTCGTGGTTGTAGGGTTGGTGGGCAATTGCCTGCTGGTGCTGGTGATTGCGCGGGTGCGTCGGCTGCACAACGTGACCAACTTCCTCATCGGCAACCTGGCCTTGTCCGACGTGCTCATGTGCACCGCCTGCGTGCCGCTCACGCTGGCGTACGCTTTCGAGCCCCGCGGCTGGGTGTTCGGCGGCGGCCTGTGCCACCTGGTCTTCTTCCTGCAGCCTGTCACCGTCTACGTGTCGGTGTTCACGCTCACCACCATCGCGGTGGACCGCTACGTCGTGCTGGCTCACCCTCTGCGGCGGCGCGTCTCACTGCGCCTCAGCGCCTGCGCAGTGCTGGCCATCTGGGCGCTGTCCGCGGTGCTGGCGCTGCCCGCCGCCGTGCACACGTACCACATCGAGCTCAAGCTGCACGGGGTGCGCCTCTGCGAGGAATTCTGGGGGTCTCAGGAACTCCAGCGCCAGCTCTATGCTTGGGGGCTGCTGCTCGTCACCtacctgctccccctgctggtcaTCCTCCTGTCTTACGTCCGGGTGTCGGTGAAGCTACGGAACCGCGTGGTGCCGGGCTGCGTGACCCAGAGCCAGGCCGACTGGGACCGCGCGCGCCGCCGCCGCACTTTCTGTCTGctggtggtggtcgtggtggtgTTCGCCGTCTGCTGGCTGCCGCTGCACGTCTTCAACTTGCTGCGGGACCTCGACCCGCACGCCATCGACCCCTACGCCTTCGGGTTAGTGCAGCTCCTCTGCCACTGGCTCGCCATGAGCTCGGCGTGCTATAACCCCTTCATTTATGCCTGGCTGCACGACAACTTCCGTGAGGAGCTGCGCAAGCTCTTGCTTGCCTGGCCACGCAAGATCGCACCACACGGCCAGACCATGACAGTCAGCGTGGTCATCTGA